The Ictalurus furcatus strain D&B chromosome 12, Billie_1.0, whole genome shotgun sequence nucleotide sequence TATTGTCTtcgtagaatagaatagaatagaatagaataagaTTCTCAGGAATATAATAGAATAGTGTCTGATACCACCTTCATAAAAatttaatagaatagaatagaatagaataagaTTCTCATGAATATAGTAGAATATTGTCTGATACAGTCTtcatagaatagaatagaatagaatagaatggaATGGAATAAGATTCTCAGGTATAAGTAGGATATTGTCTGATACAGTCtcaatagaataaaatagaatagaatagaataagaTTATCAGGTATATAGTAGAACATTGTCTGATACAGTCtcaatagaatagaacagaatagaatagaataagaTTCACAGGTATATAGTAGAATTTTGTCTGATACAGTctcaatagaatagaatagaatagaatagaatagcaTAGAATAGAATCTAGGAAAGCATGATAATAGCGTGGAGCAGAAGGTGTACCTCTCCAGCTGAACTGGGGTCAGGTCTGCTACTGGCGTTCCTGCTCTTCTGTGTCTCCTCAGCAGGGCTGTGGCGAGAGATCTCTTCACCATTACGTGGTCAGGTGCAGCTGTGGCTGCAGGATgggaacacacgcacacacactaaaagCTCAAAGCCAGTCCTGTCCAAACAAGTGtttagtgtaatgtagtgtaagtATCTCACCTTCAACACTGTTAGAGTTGGACTCAGATGAGGAAGAATCAGAGGCAGAATCAGAGGCGGAATCAGACGCAGAATCAGAGTCCGAAGCAGAGTCAGATGCGGAGTCAGAGGCAGAGTCGGACGCAGAGTCAGAGGCAGAGTCTGATGCGGAGTCTGATTCAGAGGAAGAGCTGGAGGCTGCGGGGGCATCACCTGCAGGATCAGCTGCAGGATCAGCTTCAGGAGCAGTGTCAGGTTCAGCAGCGATATCCACTACTGCACACAAGACAAACATGGACGCAGATGTGTATAACCCTTGTAATGTCCTTGAAACTGCAATTTAAATATGCAGAGAAAAAACTTCTTTATCTTACCTCCTGTAGACATGCAGGCAGACAGCACAGAAAAGAGGATGAGGAGGGTGAAAGTCTTCATCTTTTCGTCTTTTGTAGCTTCTCTCTTCTTCAGAGCTTCACGTTCTGTGTCTTGTTCGTTTGCGGttcttctttctctgttttctctcgTTTCCCTGAGCACCTTTATACTGTTCAAACCCCTTCACAAGAACTGCTTTCGAAGTTTGTGATTGGTTAGAGAATCAAGTGACACCAAGCCTCTTTCTGCTTTTCAAGACACATCCTcactgacacactcacacacacccttgcACATATGCACCCCAAACACCACTTTCTAAAACAGTCGTACATGTACCAAGACGCTATATAATTCAACCACAAACGATTTTGACTTGACTTGTTTGGAAGATGTTTTATAAAGATTGGTTTAAGTTGAAAGTAATTATAGGTCGATATAGATCTGgaggaaaacatttaaaatttatacatctgtttttcttcaaaatgtttctataaaaaatatatgcaaCCCCATTCACCTCTGTACAAAATaacctaattaaaaaaaagatcattctAAACAGCACAATTATAAAAGGACCTGCAGTATCCTATGTTTATTCATTAGCAGCAATATGTTACAAGTTATCATCTGGTATTTAAATTTCATTGTATGATAACCATAAAATCCAATATCATGACTTCTGACCATAAAGCAAGGTCATCAACTCCACTCCTGGAGATTTAGagcaaacagaaaacagaatgaaaacagaatgattTGGATATTGAACAAAAAGTATAAAATCAACTGCAATTCCATTCATTCACAAATACAGGTCCCAGACAGGAGTTCCTAGCTCTGTCAGCTTTGAGAGAAATGGAGTCAAACTGAGGGAAAGTTGAGTGAGGTAAGTTTGAACTGAGGTTAATTCAAACTGAGGAAATGGTCACACTGAGGTAAAGTCAAGCCAAGGTAAATGTGAACTGAGGTTATGGTCGAACTGAAGTTAAGTTGAGCTGAGGTAAATACAAACTGAGGAAATGGTCGAATTGAGGTAAAgtcaaattgaattaaattcaaAGTAAGAAATGGTTGAATTTAGGTAAAGTCAAATTAAGGTAAACGTGAAGTAAGGAAGATGTTCAAACTGAAGAAAATTTGAGCTGAGGTAAAATCGAACATCTTTGAAGTCAAACTGAGGTAAATTTGAATTCAGGTAATGGTTGAACTGAGGTAAAGTCAAACTGAAGTAAATTCAAACAGAGATAATGTCAAACTGAGGCAAAGTCGAACCAAGGAAATGGTAGAATTGAGGTAAAGTCAAACTAAgtaaaaatgaactgaaattaaTGGTCAAACAGAAGAAAAGTTGCGCTGAGGTAAATTCAAACAGAGGTAAAGTGAAATTGAGGTAAACTCGAActaaattaaagtaaaactgATACAAATTCAAACTGAGGTAAAGCTGAAGTTACTGTAGGTAAACTCAAACTGAGGTAATGGTCAAACTGAGgtaaaattaaactgaattaatGGTCAAACTAAGGTAAATTCATACTGAAGTAAAATTGAACAAAGGTAAAGTTAAATTGAATTAAgtcattaaataatattatctagctagctaattgtTTTTTTAGGCTTAACTTTAGGCTAGTTATCACCCTTGTAGCTAGGCCTATACACAAATCACATTTGATGATTACTTGGATCAATTTAATTTGGGAAGCCTTGCTTATTACTGTGTGCTTTTTGTCTAGTTTTTGATGTAATTAATCAGCGCTAgctagcaaaaataaataaataaataaataactaagcACTGTACCTGCAAAACCATTCTAGTCCTTGAAAATGTACTGCCATGCTATCAggattaattattttctttgattCATACTAGGAACTAATCATCTGTAATGTATCAGATTTAATGTAAGAAgtggttaaatatttaaacctTTTCCAGAGTGTCCACTTAAAATGATTACCTCACAACTGCAGCATATTTCAATGTGTTAATGTCTTAATACAgtataaagaaatgaaatatatgTGTCACACACATGATCATTACTTTTTATATGACACACGATCTGATAGATTTTCTCATGCACTTCTTCATCTGGGCGGACCAATAATCCGTCCACACAGACCAGATAATtgccgtctgtgtgtgtgatccgTCTGTAAATGACCAGAAGGACTCATTATGTGCCAGATTTAATTACAGATTTGTTCTAGACTAACCAAAACCACAGTCAGACTAAACCACACAAGATTTTATGGCAAACTTTGATGCCTGTTTGAGCATTTCTATATGTTTGCATTTTTGGTGCAACATAAGagctggcatgtttttttgggggacTGCAGCTGGATTTTTGTTACTGATATAATAATGGGCATGGGCAGTGGGGGTACACAGAGACccagagccacacacacactatatcatTCATCCATTAAACCTACATCAAGGTTTTATAGTTatatctactatatagtatcaGAGTATGTTTTTTGACCTCTCCTCTACTTCTGACATACTGTTTATGCATGTTTATGATATTCTTGGTGGAAGTGATTTATGTTGGCCAGTCTGGTATGTAATTTCAATGTCTGCTGCACTGACTATTTTGTGGATTCGTCCCAATGTGAGGGGCATTCtgagggagaagaaaaaaaaacacaaacattgagtCTTGGCGAATCCAGT carries:
- the bglapl gene encoding bone gamma-carboxyglutamate (gla) protein, like is translated as MKTFTLLILFSVLSACMSTGVVDIAAEPDTAPEADPAADPAGDAPAASSSSSESDSASDSASDSASDSASDSASDSASDSDSASDSASDSASDSSSSESNSNSVEATAAPDHVMVKRSLATALLRRHRRAGTPVADLTPVQLESLREVCEVNIACEHMSDTEGIVAAYTAYYGPIPF